In Deinococcus puniceus, one genomic interval encodes:
- a CDS encoding NUDIX domain-containing protein → MPEEAVKTAGQGAGRRRRRRRTPKAPDGGSGSANLQQSGQLRPGQVSNATAAPIPAVPNKRGQKRPLAEPRIGVGCIIMRGDEILLVRERGRWSLPKGGLEAGELIQEGARRETFEETGLIVELRDLAFIVEFQAQTWGHHLQFFYTGREVGGKLEPRDPDRDVQEARFIPIRQLREFIRFRPRLLALETWLRERRPRHFVFNLDKEPAMLRKRRRVGEGLPSGSQFDLTDDGDEVDL, encoded by the coding sequence ATGCCAGAAGAAGCAGTGAAAACAGCAGGCCAAGGCGCGGGCAGACGGCGCAGACGCAGGCGCACCCCCAAAGCGCCCGACGGCGGCAGCGGTTCGGCCAATTTGCAGCAGTCGGGGCAGTTGCGGCCCGGTCAGGTGTCGAACGCCACCGCCGCGCCCATTCCCGCCGTGCCCAACAAACGCGGCCAAAAGCGCCCGCTGGCCGAACCCCGGATCGGTGTGGGCTGCATCATCATGCGCGGAGACGAGATTTTGCTGGTGCGCGAGCGCGGGCGGTGGAGTTTGCCCAAGGGCGGCCTAGAGGCAGGCGAGCTGATTCAGGAAGGTGCACGCCGCGAAACCTTTGAAGAAACGGGATTGATCGTGGAACTGCGGGATTTGGCCTTCATCGTGGAGTTTCAGGCGCAGACGTGGGGCCACCACCTTCAGTTTTTCTACACGGGCCGCGAGGTGGGCGGCAAGCTAGAGCCGCGTGACCCAGACCGCGACGTGCAGGAAGCCCGCTTTATTCCCATCCGGCAACTGCGCGAATTCATCCGCTTCCGGCCCCGCTTGCTGGCCTTAGAAACGTGGTTGCGCGAGCGGCGGCCCCGCCATTTCGTGTTTAATCTGGACAAGGAACCCGCCATGCTCCGCAAACGGCGGCGCGTGGGCGAGGGCCTGCCCAGCGGTTCGCAATTTGACCTGACGGACGACGGGGACGAAGTAGATTTGTAG
- a CDS encoding SDR family NAD(P)-dependent oxidoreductase translates to MTRPTDSQAKPPHPLAGQVIAVTSADQGYGRAISGALAQAGASIVLIGGNSETLASAASTLEHAGGTAIPIKADVDVPLDWLSAQNRILDIFGSLHGIVHLADKRAHSNFTMLTEGEWMDLFNCNVKSSVAIAQILRRRLPGAWLTIIGPHLDDTGLQVHPQRGAIRGLVENAYTEDLRINMILPGRASSGEDALDRPVAESVMALATPALAHLRGNIIDVPLAPIPKLRVTEPQPF, encoded by the coding sequence ATGACGCGCCCCACAGATTCGCAGGCCAAGCCGCCGCACCCGTTGGCTGGTCAGGTTATCGCGGTCACCAGTGCGGATCAGGGCTACGGGCGGGCCATCAGCGGGGCGTTGGCGCAGGCGGGGGCCAGCATTGTCCTCATCGGCGGCAACAGCGAAACGCTGGCATCGGCGGCCAGCACGCTAGAACACGCGGGTGGCACGGCCATTCCCATCAAGGCCGACGTAGACGTACCGCTGGATTGGCTCAGTGCCCAGAACCGCATTCTGGATATTTTCGGCTCGCTGCACGGCATCGTTCATCTGGCCGATAAGCGCGCCCACAGCAACTTTACGATGCTGACCGAGGGCGAATGGATGGACTTGTTCAACTGCAACGTGAAGAGCAGCGTGGCGATTGCCCAGATTTTGCGCCGCCGCCTGCCCGGAGCGTGGCTGACGATCATCGGGCCGCATCTAGACGACACAGGCCTGCAAGTCCATCCCCAGCGCGGCGCGATTCGCGGCCTCGTGGAGAATGCTTACACCGAGGATTTGCGAATCAACATGATCTTGCCGGGGCGGGCCAGTTCCGGGGAAGACGCCCTAGACCGCCCGGTGGCCGAAAGCGTGATGGCGCTCGCTACGCCCGCCCTCGCCCACCTGCGCGGCAATATCATCGACGTGCCGCTCGCTCCCATTCCCAAACTGCGCGTCACGGAACCGCAGCCTTTCTGA
- the nrdR gene encoding transcriptional regulator NrdR, producing MKCPYCSAPDSKVVNSRPSDEGASIRRRRECLSCARRFTTYERAQLEPLMVVKRSGPREAFNPDKLLRGLTLATEKRPVDPDVLRAFAYGFEDDVQLGEIPSTEIGRRAMTFLRPLDGVAYIRFASVYREFDSLERFIEEIQGLKDKEEGDETA from the coding sequence ATGAAGTGCCCCTACTGCTCCGCGCCCGATAGTAAAGTCGTGAATTCCCGGCCCAGCGACGAGGGGGCCAGCATTCGCCGTCGCCGCGAGTGCCTGAGCTGTGCGCGGCGTTTTACCACCTACGAACGTGCCCAATTGGAGCCGCTGATGGTGGTCAAACGCAGTGGCCCCCGCGAAGCGTTCAACCCTGACAAGCTGCTGCGCGGCCTGACCCTCGCCACCGAGAAGCGTCCGGTAGACCCCGATGTGCTGCGGGCCTTCGCTTATGGCTTTGAAGACGATGTGCAACTCGGAGAGATTCCCAGCACCGAAATCGGGCGGCGGGCCATGACGTTTCTGCGCCCACTGGACGGTGTGGCCTACATCCGTTTTGCCAGCGTGTACCGAGAGTTCGACAGCTTGGAACGGTTCATCGAGGAAATTCAGGGGTTGAAGGATAAGGAAGAGGGCGACGAGACAGCCTAA
- a CDS encoding class I SAM-dependent methyltransferase, translating to MELAFKSEPMSLILPALRRVLVDTGRVTFTVPDPDLGLGLYAGEATSAGIHRPLSVWTDLADLLGAHLHTPEILGAGQIRLTIQRYAPTPAPDAAGYGTDGDWARVNKLEDPVFLATFVEALRRVNPPSGGRVLALGVNAGRELDALALAFADRTFEVLGVDVDESALTAARARSPNFSFRVLDVNTLPLPELGTFDLVLALSLLQSPGVVPHDLLGAIRRHHLTHTGGLILGFPNARYLGGHLSYGARMKNYARPDLSLLCADVTQARRQLQKHGFKVFVTGKYEVLVTAIPAGMETPTGLEF from the coding sequence ATGGAATTGGCCTTCAAGTCCGAGCCGATGAGCCTGATCTTGCCCGCCCTGCGCCGCGTGCTGGTGGATACAGGCCGCGTGACCTTCACTGTGCCTGACCCCGATCTGGGGCTGGGCCTCTACGCGGGCGAGGCCACGAGTGCAGGCATTCACCGCCCGCTGAGTGTGTGGACAGATTTGGCCGACTTGCTGGGCGCACACTTGCACACGCCCGAAATCTTGGGCGCGGGCCAGATTCGCCTGACCATTCAACGGTACGCGCCCACCCCTGCCCCCGATGCAGCGGGCTACGGCACAGACGGCGACTGGGCGCGGGTGAACAAGTTGGAAGACCCAGTGTTTCTGGCCACCTTCGTGGAAGCCCTGCGCCGTGTGAATCCACCCAGTGGTGGCCGCGTACTGGCACTGGGCGTCAACGCGGGCCGCGAACTGGACGCTTTGGCTTTGGCCTTTGCAGACCGAACCTTCGAGGTCTTGGGCGTAGATGTGGATGAAAGCGCCCTCACCGCTGCCCGCGCCCGGTCTCCCAACTTCAGCTTCCGCGTGCTGGACGTGAACACGCTGCCCCTGCCCGAACTGGGAACCTTCGACTTGGTGCTGGCCCTGAGTCTGTTGCAAAGCCCCGGTGTCGTACCACACGACTTGCTGGGGGCCATTCGCCGCCACCACTTGACCCACACCGGTGGCCTGATTCTGGGCTTTCCCAACGCCCGCTACTTGGGCGGTCACCTCAGCTACGGCGCACGCATGAAAAACTACGCCCGCCCTGACCTGAGCCTGCTGTGCGCCGACGTGACGCAGGCCCGCCGCCAACTGCAAAAGCACGGCTTCAAAGTGTTCGTGACGGGCAAATATGAAGTGCTGGTGACGGCGATTCCGGCGGGCATGGAGACGCCGACGGGGTTGGAGTTTTAG
- a CDS encoding DMT family transporter, producing MSSHTRGVLLLILVTALWGSTFAVVKTLGEVLEPSVLIAWRFLIATVALAPALLLYRPALEVGAVAKTSDSSLLKDGFILGLWLIAGYGTQTIALQTTGANRAAFFTALSVILVPVWLTFAQRRPLPLTLWGALPLALLGLGLLSWEGGALVVGDAWALACAVTYAGFIITLERLAHRHAALPFTVAQLVSVTAVAWLWAAVAAPNTLWPPPQAWAPLLYLGIAATALTTLLQTVGQRHVSAAEASLIYALEPVTATAFSYALIGEKVGLRGALGGLLVVVATVLSQRSGTTPHPETPTPTAQADT from the coding sequence ATGTCTTCTCACACGCGCGGTGTGCTCTTGCTGATTCTGGTCACGGCCCTGTGGGGCAGCACCTTCGCGGTGGTCAAAACCTTGGGCGAGGTGTTGGAACCCAGCGTGCTGATCGCGTGGCGTTTCCTGATTGCGACGGTGGCCTTAGCTCCAGCCTTGCTACTGTACCGTCCGGCGTTAGAGGTGGGCGCTGTTGCAAAAACCTCAGATTCCAGCCTGCTCAAAGACGGCTTCATTCTGGGGCTGTGGCTGATCGCCGGGTACGGCACGCAAACCATCGCGCTGCAAACCACCGGGGCGAACCGGGCGGCGTTTTTTACCGCCCTGAGCGTGATTTTGGTTCCGGTGTGGCTCACGTTTGCTCAGCGTCGCCCACTGCCGTTGACGCTGTGGGGGGCGTTGCCGCTGGCACTGCTGGGGCTGGGGCTGCTGTCTTGGGAAGGCGGCGCGTTGGTGGTGGGCGACGCTTGGGCGCTGGCCTGTGCCGTCACCTACGCCGGGTTCATCATCACGCTGGAGCGGCTGGCGCACCGGCACGCCGCCCTGCCGTTTACGGTGGCGCAACTGGTGTCGGTCACGGCGGTGGCGTGGCTGTGGGCCGCAGTTGCCGCGCCAAACACCCTCTGGCCCCCGCCTCAAGCTTGGGCACCGCTGCTGTATCTGGGCATCGCCGCCACTGCCCTCACCACACTGCTGCAAACCGTCGGCCAACGCCACGTCAGCGCCGCCGAAGCCAGCCTGATCTATGCGCTGGAACCCGTGACGGCCACTGCCTTCAGCTACGCCCTGATCGGGGAAAAAGTGGGCCTGCGCGGCGCACTGGGCGGGCTGTTGGTGGTGGTCGCCACGGTACTGAGCCAGCGTTCGGGCACCACTCCCCACCCAGAAACGCCGACGCCCACCGCGCAGGCTGATACTTGA
- a CDS encoding DUF7933 domain-containing protein — protein MTLSKSLKNILKTFAIAAAVSGTAMAAPSYCTATYTISNSSTNQIGFFNDLTNTPVAIFQAASNNSNAIAQNPNNAFVYYIDRVNNSVHKLDINTGIDTIASGVLNPPPLNIIGGTTDAAGNYYVYSAEGTYGQVDLTTGAIVGGSYRSFVPPSGYVLVNTISGNGDFAINSLGQAYVIAQTTTVPSGLNNGSFLWRLNLSTGQLSSPVAIRQNATTQWTGSANGLVIDPLTGTFLISSGTGPTTGAPGIYKIDPTTGITTLEGSSTGLTDLGGCPTLPDRPTLTKSFSPTSIVGTSGTTTLTINVNNSNLAPVYLQADLLDTLPTNMVVAAPNGLGGTCNISGNTITAAAGSSSVRLAAGARIPAGGCTLRVDVTATGVGNYVNTIGADSLNTTTGTNATAATATFRVLAQPTLTLTKTIAVPGRNAATDQFTVQIKNGNTITASATTTGSNSTASTSATTLAAGTTYTLTEIMATGPSTLADYSTAITCTNANTGSATVLPNPSSVGQSFSITPNGNDVITCNLTNTSKIANLSITNSDGVSSILTGTKTTYTVRVTNGGPNNVTGAVLKDAPATGLSKTTVACSTATSNVCATAPTSAALEDPLGVSLPLLASSAFYEILVTADVTATSGTVINRATVDAPSGTTDPDLTNNTADDTDTVTLPYTPTTPAICSALAGNTGTGSNLVTDFNNGTFGVSTSDPLVASTNTRSPAAWPYPAATLGYGYTQVSTGGPGDGSLSLVNRLGSPRIYSTWSDSLTPITVTGTGSGVASSDADTGRFLLINGATPGATIIQTTIAGLTPYTNYQLLGLFSNVIDNNQTGFVLPNIDFFVNGASYFRTGNIPQDVQATWRRAGFVFNSGNSTTATFKVVSRVPAATGNDLAFDQLSLNQCQGTYVNTLSGFLYGDTDNSLSFQNPAEPQLPAGVTVDLQYTDSNGNPVTVAKTITGVGSDTGKYVFTNVPPPPPGFSYFVHVEDGSYSGEVNTVPAGYSLLTPNNAPVTGTPNYVSGTNIGPDFGFSFADLGITKSNGATGLLPSSTTTYTIRVTNNGSTSVTGALLRDDVATGLTKSAVTCTAAAGNACTAAPTAANLENGVGVALPLLARGAFYEIDVTANVTAAVGTTVTNTATITAPAGVTDTVAANNSASDSDLVSATLTTTLTLTKTGAAAARPDANVVYTLTVTNTGAVAATGVSLTDTLPANTTLVSATDATGATVTPTPTGSSYTWALGSIPATAGNSKTVTITLKMPSAALIKTAPQPSVTNTATVSASNVMGTTAANATTNLVLVELTKKVRNLTLSTTSGPFSSTGTGLPTHVLEYCIDFQNYGGAALPNFVLTDPVPANVKPLLSGASAAPTYGYDTDANTAGFAGSGYGVKLTRAGMTSYLTSASGSLTDVAGTSNGTPNSGVMTVNLGTLAAGVSGTACFRGAIR, from the coding sequence ATGACCCTATCTAAGTCTCTAAAAAACATTCTCAAAACTTTTGCCATTGCTGCTGCCGTGTCAGGTACAGCAATGGCAGCTCCATCATATTGTACAGCGACGTATACAATTTCTAATTCTTCTACAAATCAGATCGGGTTTTTTAATGACCTAACGAATACACCCGTTGCGATTTTTCAAGCTGCATCAAATAACTCGAATGCGATAGCCCAAAATCCAAATAACGCATTTGTTTACTATATTGACCGAGTGAACAACAGTGTTCATAAGCTTGATATCAATACGGGAATTGATACTATCGCTAGCGGTGTGCTCAATCCCCCTCCCCTCAATATTATTGGTGGAACGACAGACGCGGCAGGAAACTATTATGTCTATAGCGCGGAAGGAACTTACGGCCAAGTGGATCTGACGACAGGAGCTATAGTCGGGGGAAGTTACAGATCATTTGTGCCGCCTAGCGGCTATGTTTTGGTCAACACGATATCTGGCAACGGGGACTTTGCTATCAATTCTCTTGGTCAGGCCTATGTCATTGCACAAACAACCACAGTTCCAAGCGGTCTTAACAACGGATCATTCCTGTGGAGGTTGAATCTATCAACTGGACAACTCTCTTCTCCAGTTGCAATTAGACAGAATGCAACGACCCAATGGACTGGGAGTGCAAACGGATTAGTCATTGATCCTCTCACTGGAACGTTCTTGATCAGTAGTGGAACTGGCCCGACAACCGGAGCGCCCGGAATTTATAAAATTGACCCTACTACTGGCATTACAACCTTAGAGGGGTCATCAACCGGTTTAACAGATTTAGGCGGTTGCCCTACGCTGCCTGACCGTCCTACACTCACTAAAAGCTTCTCGCCCACTTCTATCGTTGGCACATCAGGAACCACAACTCTGACAATCAATGTCAATAACAGCAATTTGGCACCCGTATATCTGCAAGCAGACTTGCTGGATACTTTACCGACCAACATGGTTGTAGCCGCCCCTAACGGCTTGGGTGGCACATGCAATATTTCTGGCAATACCATTACAGCCGCAGCAGGAAGTAGCAGCGTTAGATTGGCGGCAGGTGCCCGTATCCCAGCGGGTGGATGTACATTAAGAGTAGATGTGACTGCTACAGGTGTAGGGAATTATGTCAACACCATCGGAGCAGACAGCCTCAATACCACCACTGGAACAAATGCCACTGCAGCCACCGCCACTTTTAGAGTTTTGGCACAGCCCACCCTCACCCTGACCAAGACTATTGCCGTCCCCGGACGCAACGCCGCCACTGACCAATTCACGGTGCAGATTAAGAATGGAAACACCATAACAGCCAGCGCGACAACGACAGGAAGCAACTCGACAGCATCTACTTCTGCTACCACCCTTGCCGCGGGCACGACCTACACCCTGACCGAAATTATGGCGACAGGGCCTTCGACTCTGGCCGACTACAGCACTGCGATAACTTGCACCAACGCAAACACTGGCAGTGCCACCGTACTACCCAATCCAAGCAGTGTAGGCCAGAGCTTCAGCATCACGCCCAACGGAAACGACGTGATTACTTGCAACTTGACCAACACCTCCAAAATCGCCAACCTATCCATCACCAACTCGGATGGCGTGAGCAGCATTCTGACGGGCACTAAGACTACCTACACCGTCCGGGTGACCAACGGCGGGCCGAACAATGTCACCGGAGCCGTCCTTAAAGACGCTCCCGCCACTGGCCTGAGCAAAACGACAGTCGCCTGCTCCACGGCCACAAGTAATGTCTGCGCTACTGCACCTACTAGTGCTGCACTTGAAGACCCATTAGGTGTCAGCTTGCCTCTTCTAGCGAGCAGCGCGTTCTATGAGATTTTGGTCACCGCCGATGTGACGGCAACAAGCGGCACAGTGATCAACAGGGCCACAGTAGATGCACCCTCTGGGACAACCGACCCGGACTTGACCAACAACACTGCCGACGATACCGATACGGTCACGCTTCCTTACACGCCCACCACGCCAGCCATCTGCTCCGCTCTGGCCGGAAACACCGGCACGGGCAGCAATCTGGTCACCGATTTCAACAACGGAACTTTCGGCGTCAGTACCAGCGATCCCCTCGTCGCCAGCACCAATACCCGTTCGCCCGCCGCGTGGCCTTATCCAGCTGCCACTCTGGGCTACGGCTATACGCAGGTATCCACTGGTGGCCCCGGCGACGGCTCGCTCTCGCTGGTCAACCGCCTCGGTAGCCCACGAATCTACAGCACCTGGTCAGACTCTCTGACGCCCATCACGGTCACGGGAACCGGATCAGGAGTCGCCAGCAGCGACGCGGACACCGGACGCTTCCTGCTGATCAACGGGGCCACGCCCGGCGCGACCATCATTCAGACGACCATTGCTGGCCTGACTCCCTACACGAACTACCAACTTCTCGGTCTGTTCTCCAACGTGATCGACAACAATCAGACCGGTTTCGTGCTGCCCAACATCGACTTCTTCGTCAACGGCGCGTCATATTTCCGCACAGGCAATATTCCTCAAGACGTTCAAGCGACTTGGCGTCGGGCGGGCTTCGTCTTCAACAGCGGCAATTCCACGACAGCGACCTTCAAGGTGGTCAGCCGCGTACCCGCCGCCACAGGCAACGATCTGGCCTTCGACCAACTGAGCCTGAACCAGTGTCAGGGCACCTATGTCAATACGCTCAGCGGCTTCCTGTACGGCGACACCGACAACAGCCTCTCCTTCCAGAATCCAGCCGAGCCTCAGTTGCCCGCCGGAGTCACGGTGGACTTGCAGTACACGGATTCCAACGGCAACCCCGTGACCGTCGCCAAGACCATCACAGGTGTCGGCAGCGACACCGGCAAGTACGTCTTTACCAACGTGCCGCCCCCGCCCCCCGGTTTCAGCTATTTCGTGCATGTCGAAGACGGCTCATATAGCGGTGAGGTCAACACGGTTCCGGCAGGCTACAGCCTCCTGACCCCCAACAACGCCCCCGTGACGGGCACGCCCAATTACGTCAGCGGCACCAACATCGGCCCCGATTTCGGCTTCTCCTTCGCTGACCTCGGCATCACCAAAAGCAACGGCGCAACGGGCTTGCTGCCGAGCAGCACCACCACCTACACCATTCGCGTCACCAACAACGGCTCTACCAGTGTTACGGGCGCACTCCTCAGAGATGATGTTGCCACGGGTCTGACCAAATCTGCGGTGACCTGCACCGCTGCCGCTGGCAACGCCTGCACCGCCGCGCCCACCGCTGCGAATTTGGAAAACGGCGTGGGAGTGGCCCTTCCGCTGCTGGCCAGAGGAGCGTTCTACGAGATCGACGTGACCGCCAACGTGACAGCAGCCGTGGGCACCACCGTGACCAACACGGCCACGATCACTGCCCCCGCTGGAGTCACGGATACGGTGGCCGCCAACAACAGCGCCAGCGACAGCGATCTGGTGTCGGCCACCCTGACCACCACGCTGACCCTGACCAAAACGGGTGCCGCCGCCGCCAGACCGGATGCGAACGTGGTCTACACCCTGACCGTGACCAACACCGGAGCTGTGGCAGCCACGGGCGTTTCTCTGACCGACACCCTTCCGGCCAACACGACCCTCGTCTCGGCCACCGATGCCACCGGAGCCACGGTTACGCCCACGCCGACCGGCAGCAGCTACACTTGGGCGCTGGGCAGCATTCCGGCCACGGCAGGCAACAGCAAAACGGTGACCATTACGCTGAAAATGCCTTCCGCCGCCCTCATCAAAACCGCGCCGCAGCCCAGCGTGACGAACACGGCCACTGTGAGTGCCAGCAATGTCATGGGAACCACGGCCGCCAACGCCACCACGAATCTGGTCTTGGTCGAGCTGACCAAGAAGGTACGGAACCTGACCCTCTCGACCACCTCCGGCCCGTTCAGCAGCACCGGCACAGGCCTCCCTACTCACGTGCTGGAATACTGCATCGACTTTCAAAACTACGGCGGTGCGGCCCTGCCCAACTTTGTCCTCACCGATCCTGTTCCGGCCAACGTGAAGCCCCTGCTGTCGGGTGCATCGGCGGCTCCGACCTACGGCTACGACACCGACGCCAATACAGCTGGCTTTGCGGGCAGCGGCTACGGCGTCAAGCTGACCCGCGCAGGCATGACCAGCTACCTGACCAGTGCCAGCGGCAGCCTGACCGACGTGGCCGGAACCAGCAACGGAACGCCCAACAGCGGTGTGATGACGGTCAACCTCGGCACCCTAGCTGCCGGAGTAAGCGGCACGGCCTGCTTCAGAGGAGCCATCCGCTAA